The Toxoplasma gondii ME49 chromosome XI, whole genome shotgun sequence region ATGTCGTCCCCCGAAACAACTCCACTCCGAATAAAGCCAAGGTGCTCCTTATACACGGACGCCGCAGTCTTTGTGTCCGACGCCGTCTGCGGTTTTCGAGGGAAGCCGGAAATCATCGCGATGTTCCTCTACGACACTGGCTGGCTCTCTAGATACAGGCCGCTCCGAATCTGTGCGAGCGGTCAGTGACAAACTGGTGCAAAGACGAGAGCGGGATTAAACAGTCATTCCCAAAACTGGAACAGGTCTGGGATGATCGACGATGGCTCGAAAAAAACCAGATTCGATCCAAACATATGCAACGGAGACGGACGAGGCTCCGTTCGCCATCTCAAAAAGATACACTGCCCACGTAGACGAAAAACCGAATATCGTCGAGGAGCTACATGGCAAGGGCAACAGAAGTCGACGTACAAGAGGATTAAATTTATTTTTATTTACGTGGAGTTTTATTTCATGAGGGGGAGAGATTGATGGACGCTCTGCGAACATGAAGCATGTGCCGCGGTGAGTCTATACCTCCTCCTTGCTCAGACGCAGAGCGTTTGTCAAACAAATATCGCTGGCTTAATTTTGCAGATAATGGTGTATCTGCATAGTGGTCCTGTATATTGAAAAGCCTCTTGAGCTCACGCCAAAGAACTCTGTCGCCTAGATCAGCACGCGCGAATGTCTAACGGTTACGGCATGGCAAGATTTATGTCAGAGAAAATCAGGCGGATTGTTAAGGATCCTAAATGCTTTTCTGTGAACACCCGTTCCTGCGTTTTTGGAAAActgtttcgctttttcgtcGCTTATGTCGGTGGAGCCCCGAACCGTGTACTTTTGTTTTGACGGGTGTGCAACAACAAATCACGCGGATGattccgtttcttcctcttgtcctTGGCTGTTCATCTGAATGTTTTACAGACTACGACCACAGAATTGAGATTTGAAGTCGATGAACTGCTGCCAGGAATCGCGTTTTATTTTTTTAGAACTCTTACGGCACTGAGGCTTATTGGAGCTTCGACAGCAGAAAAACAACTGGACTGGAACATCGTGCTTTTGAATTCTGCCGCAGCCCCGAAAACTGTGGCCCCACTGAGCTAATCATTGCAAAATCGTTCGCGTCGGAAAAGCGAAATGGCAAATCGAGAGGAACTCTAAACGGCAAAGCCTTTGTGTAGATGTACGCGAATGCGGAATAGATCTTCTCAGTATGTCATCAGACGTAAAATTATGTGAAGCGTTTTCGGGCACTAGTGCGTCACACAGTGTAGAGGAGTTTTCAGCGTACATACCATGTGCATGAATATCATACATTTATACACACTAATCTATGTGCATCGCTGTACGTTAGCTACGACCCTATCTCATTCCTCACAATGAGTGGCCTCTTATGAGCAAGGGTGCTACGCAAGTCACCTCGATATACTCTATTTACGCGTTGACCAGGACAGACACGTTTGACGATGCAATTCTAGGGTGGAAAATGGAGAGTTACCCCCCGGAATCAGCTGCTCAATTGGCTCTGAACGAAGTTGATTGTGGGGCACTGGAAATGACGACAGGAGAAGTTGCTGAACCACCTGCGAAGCAAAAATTCCCAGAGTTCTATTCAGACAGACACAGGTAGGGAACTCCTGGTGCTGGCGTCGTATGCAGTGTTTAGGGTAGAAAAAACACTCGATCCACCGTTGACTCCGGCGGTCCCTGAACGGGGCGTTCGAACGGCTTCTTTTCATTCCAGTTCAACCCCTAAGCTACTGtacctgttttttttcttgctgCTTCTTGGGGTTTTGCATGCTTGACCCctggacacagagaaaaaagcctTCAGGTCTACGCTGACCGGAGAGAACTGGACATAACCCTAGAGGCtacagcgaagaaaaacggcgGAAAGAAAGGTTCTGGAAAAACGACATGTCTTGCTCTTGCCAGATTTCAAATTTCCCCCGAAGAGGCGCCGGCCAGCAAGGTGCTGCTTTCGAAGCATATTGTGCAAGTTAAAGCACAGGTCtccaagaaaaaaaagtagATGCCTTACGGCGAGTtacaacagaaagaaaaaaatcGCGTATGCTCCGTGTGCCACGACCAAGAGACAATTGTTGAGGTGAGTAGGGAGGTGAGGAGCGGACAAAGGGAGAAGTAGAGATAAGCAAATGGCGACACGGCAGTCATGCCAGGCACTTTTTCTTGACTCGACGGCGCTACCCCAGTGTAATTTCCTGCATGCGGACGCAGGACAGGAGAacaaacggaaaaaaagaggaatgAGCAGCACAGTAAGGACATGGCGTTTGGAAAAtagcgtttctccttccgttGTCATCCTGTTCTGTGACATTGAAGAGTCCAGAGTAGATGCCATATGACACCGGTTCTCCTACGAACGTCTTTACGTCAACTACAGATGACGATCGCGTTATTTCCAAACTATAAACCGTGTACAGGCGCGGTGTTGTACGAAATCCCGCAAAGGCCTGTACAAGCTTATTCTTCCGTGCGCTGGGGTGTGACTTGTGTAAAAGTTCCGGCATTTCCCTTCATTGTCCGGTTCGCTTGTTCTATAGTGAAGATGGGACACCTTGCATTTGTTTTTCCATTTCTTTCCGATACGGTCTAGCTCTGGGGATGTGCGTTCGGTGAATAGACAACGTGAGTGTGTGAATCAATGCTAACGCGTGGATTTTGGAAAGACTATGCGCTTCTCCAAACTCCGCATGCGCAACGTCAAAGTTTCGTTTAGCTCGACCCTAAGTGGACAGAGAGCACCTGCGTGTCTACATCTGTCGGTAGTGTGGCAGTGTCCAAGCTAGTTGTAAAACAAAGTATTGGTTCGGAGGCCAGCATGCTAGCGAGCTGCCGAGCCGCGTGCGCCGGAAAAGGGATCTTCGCTCGTTTTTGCGTTTGCTTGCTTGGAAAGAGAAAGTCAAGAGTCACTGGGCAGGAGATGGAGACGAGAGGCGTGCATACAtttgcagagagaaacgctaCCTAGAAGTCGGGCCAACGAGGGTACTGTGACACAAGAGAAACGGGAAGTTGGCGATGacaacggagagcgctcTTTCACTATGTGGGAAAGCGACAGTATTTTAAAGATGCAATTTCTCTCACACAAGGCTGCCTCCTCAAAACTTCCTGGATCGTTGGATATggaggaagacggaagagGGCCTGGAAAAATGTCGAGTCTACGTCTTGTCGCCTTTATCTTCTTGCATATGTAATCTTGATCGACGACCCGTTCATGTTGTACCCTTGGAGAGCTGCGAGTGGGAAGCAGGCAAATCAGATACAGAAACAGACGTGAACAAGATAAGTGAGTGTTTAGTTCGCCGTAGTTGCGCGACTGGATGCTGAAAATAGCCCCCCtccccacacacacaccgaCGATTCACCCTTCTTCTGACGCGCCGAGATTTTCGACGAAATGAGCGTGGCAGAAAATACAAGAGTCGAAGGCATGTTTCTGGACAGCTTACCATTCATGGCGTTTGCTGCAAGCATTTCGTTATCGTACTCAACGAAAGCCACGCGGCGCCAGAGGACGGGGCGAACCTCAATCATTCCCGCGTGTTTAGAAAAGAGGCTGACGAGACCTTCCATCGTTGCATCTTCAGGCAAATTCTCGAGAAATAAAACCTTATTGGGCATTGCCGGGAAGTTCTGCAAGAAAGGCACACACAGCGAAAGGTGGAAAACGCACCTTTTGAGAAAAAACCTACACCGAATTCGCAGCACGCATCTCAGCCTGAATCTACATACTGAACGCAAGAAAGACTCACAAGCCCACCAAAAGGACTGCCGTTCTGAACCTGTTCTGTCCCTCTGTTGATACCCCCTGGTGAACATTTGGCACAAAAAAGAACGGGTCTAAGCCTAAAGAAGACACAcgtgtttctcctcttgaGTACGCGGTGCAACACCAACTCACCATGTCAACTGCCGGCGGGGGAACTGGTGCCGCAGGCGGGAAAGGGCCGCCGAGTTTCGCAGGCTGAGGAGTGGGAAGTGCAccctctgcctttctctttaGGACACCCACTGtgaaaaaaagcaaaggaAAGATACGCGGAAACCGTCTGTGGCGCTGAACACAAGATTCTTCGGATACGCGCGCCCACAGCCAAACTTCAGCGAACGCTGTGGAGTTCCGCTCTCCAGGGGTGCGCGTGCACTGTTTCTTTGACCAGGACCAGACTGCTGATCAGACACGACGTTAACTCTTTGCCAGAAGACTTTTCTCTcagatacagagagatgtCGACAGAATATGCATTTCCCCAAAGTCTGCGGCATTCCCGCTCTCCTGAAACCTGCTTTCCAGCGTTAAATGCACGGAACACAGACACCTGTCGACTGGACGAAGGGAAGCGACCTACATCCGCTCTGCAGGCAAAATAAGTAGCTTGGCTACTCCCCGCGCAGACACAGTTGCCATAGCCGGCAGACAAGAGAAACACTTGAccaaggagaaacagaaagcaTTCAAAAACTTCGGAAAATATTTGGTTGCATACTTCAGGGACACAGACTCGCATCCTATTTCTTAGGTGTAACCCTCGAACCCACACAAAAACGCATCTACTACCTTCAAGTTTGATGCTCTACTTTCACTCTCCCTTCACCACCGTTCTACATAAAACTCAATTCACTATCAGTCGCTCTGAATTCCTTAGGGTCCATGAAAAAGCTTGTTTTCAGTACAAATAAGTTACGTagatgtgtgcatgcacagcagtTGAAGTAGACGTGTGTGTGAGTAAGGCCGCAGCCACCAGACTCGACTGGCGTAAAGGCAGGAGTCATTTCCTAAAAACGTCGTTTTCTCAACTTACTTGTCTCCAGGTTCGCCTGTCCTTGCGACAGATTTCCAGGCGCGCTCGGCGCCGCTCCCGTCGTCGCCGCCGCATTCGAACTCGCCTGGCAGTTCAGCAAGCACAGAGTTTTCCGTTTTCAACCTCCCCATGTAACTTGGAAGAAAACTTATGCAGAGAACCTTCGCATCTGTGTACCTGCCCTCATGATCGCCGTAAATAGAGCTGCGAAATGTGGCATCCAAAGGGGTTCTCATCACACGGTCGCGCCTCGCAGGCAAATGCGGCTTTGTCCGGCAGACGAAAAATGGATCTCTAAAAAAAAGAGGTCCACAGACGCATACAGGAAGCTTTTTCTTCAAAAGGGGGGAAAGTTGAGGGTGTAGGATCCATATCGCAGGGACTGACCTGCATTTGCATGTACTGTTGTTGCATTTGGAGGAAAagttctcgctgtctctcttctctctcgcgaatTGCTCGAGGCTTCTTGGGGCCAGGAGGTCGCGGTGTGAACGTGCCGTCTTCCTTCGCAATGATGTCGCTCTTGGTGACACTGTAATTGATGCGCtgtgaaggaaaaagagattgaaagagaaagagatccagagaaaagaagacagcagGCGTCATAATGCCACACACAGGGAACACGTGGAGACGTCGCTCAGCAAGACGCGGGAAAGGTCgacaagacgaagagggaaatTGAAGAAACTGTAAAAATCGCTGCAGCTCTTCAATCAGCACGGCGCCGAGTGCCACCACAATTTCCCCAATATCTTCATCACATGTACATGCATTGCTGAATCCCAGAAAAAGCTCTCAGCGTCCTCCAGTGCAATGTCTCCTTCAGACTGACGGAAAATTGACGTGGTCGCTTCCTATTCTCCCCCCTTGCACTGAAAACCCTTCAGAAAACCAACTGGAGTTCTGTccagaaacgaaagacacACTCTTCATGGCCGCTTACCAATGGCTGGTCGTGATAGACGAAACCCTGCATGCCTTGAATGGCCTTCGTCGCAGATTCCACACTCGCAAAGACAATCCAAGCCTGTCCCCTGTAAAAAGTacacgaaaaaaacgcaaaaaagCAGACACAATTCCGCGTTTGCAGTCTCCTTCGTGACGCCAGTCTTTACGGAAGACACGGATCGGATTCTGGTTTATACACACagtcgctttccttctccacaaAGAATCTCACCATATGAACTCCCGCGACGACAAACACTCGCGCTCCGCTAGGGACAGACACAACACAGTCTGTGTAATGTATAGAGTGTGATATTCTGCGGTGGTATGCATGTTCAAATTcgtatgtatataaacatatatatacacatatatcgAGCTATGCATCCACTTTGTCTTCCTTAAGAAGACTAACGGTTTATCCAAGTTGGCAGAACACGATGATCTCTTAGAGTAACGGAAAGCTCCTGGATTCGCAACAGCGGACATACTGGCTATTCAATATGACAGTCTGAGTTTtcaaaggaaaaaaaagcagagcGTACCGGCGCCAGAAAGAACTCATTGCGACGATTTGCCGAATTTCTCCAAACTGCTTGAACATGCTACGAAGATTTTCTTTGAGTTCTGCACGCGTCCACACAGCACATAGTATCGTCTGTAGAGCATCTCAACGTTGGCATGCACTTTCTGAACGAAAGCTTCCAGTAACTACATGtatttctctcgcgtttgaAAATGCTTCAGCAGCACCTTGTGCATTCGCTAGTGTTGCACAAAACGGGACGCATGCGCGGATACCATGCAAGCAAAATcgatccatatatatatatatatatatatgggcgTTTTCTGTAGTGCTGTCTTTGGCTGCATGAACAGATCAGTGAAGTACACGGATGCCAGCAAGTGTACGGGACAAATGTACGCTGGAATCAGGAAGGCGGGCGAAGATGGATGCATACACAGAGAGTCCTTTCAAGCGACTTATTGAATCGCCGACGTGCCTcgagcacagagagacgtgCAAAAGAAGCCAAGGACTCAGGATTCTTCGTGGAATGATCTGAGTCGTCCCTCACCTGGGAGCTTGACTTTGTCGTTGATATTGTTGATGTAGATGGTTTGATTCGGGGGAATACTCATATCTTGGGTGGGCGGTTGCATATTCTTCGGCTTCCGCACCATGCCCGGGAGGCCCATAGGACCGATCGTCATCTCGGGCATAAGCATGCCCATCGCAGGGGGGGGCATCAGGGGTGGGAAACTGGGGCCTCCTGCCGCCGGGAGAATGCGGGGCCCAGGCATTCCCCCAGGGCCTCCAGAGGGGATTCCAGGCCCAGGCATCATCGGTAGAAAGTCCGGAGGAAAAGAGCCCCCGGGGCCGCCAGGGGGAGGCATGCCGGCGGGCGGGCCTCCTGCTGGGCCCCCGGGGGGCGGGGCTCCCGCGCCGAACGGAATGTGCATTGTacaggagaaaaagctgCAGGTTTctgagcagagacgaagccgaCGCAGGGGCTACTTGACAAAAGGAAGACGGTTGTGGGTAAGGCGTGTACGTTTGCCGAGACAGCAGGTGGGCGTGCTTTTTGAGACGAACGATAAAGCTCCCGAAACGGCACGAAGAAGGCAGTAGGAGACAATCcagtcctcttctccccccttTGGAACAGGGTTTAAGGTTTAGGAAATCAAACAAATGGTTGTTTTCTTAGACTCGGGATGACAGCTAGGGTCTACGCATGCACGGTCGCGGCTGTCCTGTAGAGGGAAAGCAGACAGGCTTGCCGAAGCAGGACAGGGAGGGGCGCGGTTAGATGTGAGAAGGTGAACAGGAAACGTCACAGTGAAGCGctgcagagagggaaaagagtcGTGACGAATGCAGACGCCTTCAAAACGGCAAACTGTACACCACAGTCGTGAGGTCTGCGTAACGGGCACACCGGGATTACAGGTAGACTTGCATCACAAAcaggcagaggcggcagaaacGGACTGGGAGGAATTCAAGTCACGATGGAGGTGGGTCTGAaatgaagacagagagaagcgagactcCAGTTTGCGAATGGGATGAGGTGCGCGAAGAGGACTTGAAGAAACGGTTGGCACAGAGTCCTGCCGTACAGCAGTGTGGTATCCGGAACTCGTCCGGGtagaaaaaacgcaggaagGCTCGGCGTTCAAGGCTGACCAACGAACCACTTGTATTTTATTCCAGGACATTGTTCTGGATTTCGGCGCATGCTGtcaagaaacgcagagcagAGTTGCTGATGAAGCTTGTTGACCCTGTACCTTCCACTCGGGCACGatgatgcatgcgcgcgggAATAAACACCGAAGACTGTCTGTCTGTAATGGTCAGAGTGTCTGTTCCGTGACTCATCGTGAATCGTCCGTTTTTTCCACAGTTCTGATTCCTTGAAAATGGGATGAGGACAGTGTTGTAGGGACGCTTTCTGGCGCAGATGGAACTGATCCTCTTAGAATGGTAGTGAAGTGGGAATAAACCAGTTCCTTGTGGCCAGAGGTTCACCGGAAACTCCAAATTACAGCATCGTAGCGGTCCGGGCGATGATTTCAAGGTTTAAAGGAACGACTGAGTGACAAATGTAGAATGCTTTTTGCACCACAGCACTCACCGAAAACTGTTGCGTTCAGAGTTGATGTCTCCGGTAAACGCATTCTACAGAGAAGACTAGGCGTCGACGTCTCACAAGGCCTCCTGGAGTACTATTGTGTATTCCGTTCAATTGTACACGCCCTATGGGAAACAGATTGACTGTGTTTTAATCAGAAAGATAAGCGTCCTAGGAATCGTGTTCCGTAACCCACATCAAACCCATGTGTATACATCATGGCATAAACACTGGCTCTGTGACCTACGGAGAAACGTGTCAGCTCGTTGTGGTTGAAACTTCATCAGCAAGTTTACATGAGTAAACTCTATATCAAACGCATTGACTGCAGAAatctgaaaaagaagacatcTTTAACATGAGCATTTTGTTCCGCACCCCATCACATTCTCGAGTGTATACACGTGGAAAAGCATTCACCCTCAGAAGTCTGACAGGTGGTCTCCTCAGCCCGGAGTTGTGTGTGAAACTCCATCCACCTGGACGCTCTGGTAGTGCCTGGATTATCAAGAGCTTATGCAACAATCCTGATCCCTCCCGCGCTCAACCGCTCAAACTCAAAAGTCAACAGCCCAGAAAGCAGTGGTAGTCGTACGCTGCTCTTTCCATCACTGCGACAAAAATGTTATGAATCAATTTTTTCTCACACAAAGGGGTCTGCGCTCAAAAAGTTCGGGCAGTCTAGTAACAGGAAACTCAAATCGTTAAGAATACAATAACCAGTTTCTTCGCCAGCACGGGCTGCTACACGCGGATGATTGACCTGAATATCGCTCTTAGAGAGACGCTTATAATCTTTGTCTACAAAAGCAGGGATGCTTGTGTCGGCATACCACTCACTTGCCGTTTCAGCGCATGTTAGAGGTGCCTTTATCAGAAAGCAGACACGACTGCGTGCTGCCATGCGTAGTCACATTCTTGCGAATCGCGATCCCTTGAATTTGTTCTGTAGGTTCGCGTGACAGCTAAAAGCGGGCATGCACTTAATGCCATGCAGCTGAACGGAGGTTAATTATTACTCAAATGCTTACGAGCAACCGAAATGGCTGCCGAGGCACATGTACATTTTGCATAGTCTCCGACAGCGCAATACAAAGCTGCCGCACAGAGATCATAAAGCAACAAAGTTGCTATGGCATGTTTTTCTAGAAGGGGCCGGAGCAGCCTCGTACAGTGGAATACGACAAAGTTGCAAAGCAGGCAAACAGTACGCGGCACAAAACGCACGTTTTGTAGCCTCGACCAATCTCTGTTCAGCCGGAAGTACAGCAGCGTGTTTAGTGGTTACTTTCAAAAGTGACTAATAAGAAGCTACGGCTTTAGAGAAGGTCACATACTGTGCACCACTCACTGCCACTTGAAACCTAAAGGTGGGGAAACTGTAAAGTATCCCCCAACGAGTTGTGGTCAGCAGATGGCTTCTGCGTGGGGGACGCACTCTCGTGGAGAggttctcgtttttcttcagtgaCTGCACAAGAGGTTTAAGTTCGAAGACTGATTACAACACCACATATATGCGTGGCTCATGCACGGCACGACACGTGAAACCTCTGCAAGAAAGGCCAACTCCGACATTCCACTTGGAACCGCGTACTTAgtcgaagagcgagaagcccatgtcgtcttcctcctcctcttcctccttcttttcctcctccttcttcgcagcAGCACCCGCACCAGCATCGGCAGCGCCAGCAgcaggagcagcagcagcagcgacacCACCAGAAGGTACCTTCTGGAGCTTCTCCATACCTGCGGCAATCAGCTGTGGAATCAAAGGCACACCGGAAAAAAAGGCGTATTTCCATATTGGCCGATAGGGCTTAGATCCTACGCGCGAAATTTCAGCAGTTAGACGTTACAACACCCTCTAGAGCGCCATCCGTTTGACCAAGCCACGCCCGCGGGACTCCCAGTTTTTTGCCGCTCCCGTCTTCAGCggtacatatatgtacgttGCACCATTCATTCCACATCTCCTGGAGTCTACGAAAGACAGGTGCCGACCAACCGCAAAAACACCGCACTCGACAAGTCGGAACCGAGTCCTACTATTTGGAAGTTGCCTACCCCCGACAGTTATCACATGTTGCACCCCGAACAAAAGCTACAAACAGTTCACTGGGGGACTTTATACTTTAGGGTACTGCTGTAGTGGTCCataaaaaaggaaaaggatgTGTCTCTGCGTGGTTGCGAAGCGCGAACTGAATTTGCGGGCATCCAGTCGGGAACCGGGTTCTCAGCTTACCTCGTGGGGGGTCTTTCCTTCGACAGCTTTGAAGAAGGCGTCCATGATGTCGTCTTCAACATCAATACCCACAGAGGAGAGGGTTTTCTCAACCTGCTTCTTGGTCGGAGCGTCGGTTCCCGACAGCACCACCATCAGGTAAGCAGCGACGTATTTCATTGCCATTTTGTCCGTGGAAACGGGACGCGCGAAACTGGAATATTCCGGGTAAGTCAGGAGACGACAGGAGAGCTTCCGCAGCAAGAAATGGCGTGGAGACTGACAGTGCGCAAGGCCTGCTCAATCACTTTAACCACTGAAGAAAATGCTAGGAAGTGCGACTCCCCCTCACGGCCAGGTTATCCTGGAAGAAATTTCGTATCGATCGTCAAGAGCGCATGCGAGCTCTCTGCTGTCAAAGCCCCACGAGCACATTCTTCCGGGTCCCCCACAAAAGCCTGGCGCATGTAATAAGCGCTTTTCGGTCCCCTCTATTACggttgcatgcgctgcgttggaaagcgttttttttccaggCGCAGCAGAAGACTGTCTTTCCTGGGATTCGGCTAATAAAAGGGGCTTCGCCTGCTGGCCCTCCTGCGGGGCAACGCGACAGGATTTCGTCGTGGTTGACAGTGCTCGAGAGGCGAAAAGCGGGGACGTTGcaagcgaagacgaaaaagtcGACCCCCGGTGAAAAAGTCCAGCGCTGCCCGCCTGTCACCTTTTTCATTGTCATTTGTACTGAACGGTGTAGGGGCGAAATCCTGCACGTGGATCTGTCTCTTTGGTTCGCCCGGTAGACTACCACAATCAAGATggtgaagaagggagaagagaatcCCATGCGGAAGATCCGCATTGAAAAGCTGACCCTCAACATCTGTGTCGGAGAAGTgagctctttttcttcgctcggGGTGGTGCCTCCTTCTGTGTCGGCGTCGACTCCAGTTTTTCCGGGCGTAACGAGGAAAACGGTATTTGTGCCAGGAggcgggggggggaggggaaaGTGCCAGTGACATTGCGATTCCCTCTAAGGGTTACCCAAGCTCCCTGGCAGAAAACCTGTGGGGTTCTGGTAGGGAAGAACGGGTAAACGCAGTCTACTTCCCCTGTCTTACTTATGAAGGATGTTGCAACGATTACCTCTGTTTCTGCGGTGCAGATAGCAAGGCCGAAGGGGGTGTGTCGCTGTGCTCTTCAGGGCTGACGACGGAGGGGGCTCCGGATGGAAACTCCTCGCCGGAAAGCGGTGATGTCGGCCTTTTTCTACCATTCTGATGGGCTCCATGTGATGCAGCTGCGTTTCAGAGAGGCCGTACAGGAATACGCATGCTACCCTTGTGCCTGAATGAACGCCTTCCGTTTTCTATTTGCTTGATTTGCAGTCCGGCGACAGACTGACTCGCGCTGCGCGTGTGTTGGAACAGTTGACAGGACAGCGACCTCAGTTCTCCAAGGCCCGCTTTACCATCCGTTCTTTCGGTATCCGCCGTAATGAAAAGATTGCGTGCTATGTCACCGTCCGTGGCAAGAAGGCCGAAGATATCCTGGAGAAGGGTCTTAAGGTCAAGGAGTacgagttgaagaagaagaacttcTCGGACTCCGGCAACTTCGGGTTCGGTATTCAGGAGCACATCGATTTGGGAATCAAATACGACCCCTCCACCGGTAAgatctttttctttccgcaTCGTATCAGCTCCTGGCTCTCCCGGCTCCAGGGAGCATGCGCACATCGGGTCTCAAGTGTGACATTGTTGTGACGGTTTTTTGAGTAATAGTGTTGGTCCACCATTGCTGCAGGTATCGATATCTTTCCGTTAATGAACACAGCTCAGCCGTCGGCGAAATACTGCGCTGGCAAGCGACAGAAGTGAAAATGGAGTGACTCGTCGTGCGGCATGATTTCATGGCTTGACGGCAGCCTATCACGTCAATCGTTCCATAGTTATAGTTGCGAGACAGCAATTTCCTGATGTACAACATTTTTCAAGTGCTGGGAATGGGCTGCATGCGTAATGCGTGAACCTCGATCTGGATGTTGTCATGTAATCGGTCTCGTGACGGCCTTCCTGGGGGCACGCATGTTTAGGGTATATTGCGTTCTGGAGCAAGCGAGAGGGTTGGAGATCATgtcagaaagagagagcgggGAAATGTGGAACCCACGGCAGCGCTGCAGCGCGAGGAATACGTCAAGCTTTGTTCTAGGTATGTATACGCGTGTCGGTACACTTGACCACTGTGTGGCTTTTGCCTCGCAGGTATCTACGGTATGGATTTCTACGTGCAGCTGACGCGCCCGGGCAACAGAGTTGCTCACCGCAAGAGAGCGCGCGGCAGAGTGGGCCACTCCCACCGAGTCACAAAAGAAGACAGCATCAAATGGTTCCAGCAGACTTACGATGGCATTGTCCTTAACCACTAATCCTTCTATGTCAGGGAAGCATGTTAGGGGCTTGAAACCTGCAAGCTGTTGGTGGGCGCGGTGCTTGTAATCTTGCTTGCTGAAGCCAACTGATGGAGGAATAATCCATTTGTAGTCTTCATTCTTTTCCCTTTGTCCGTCTACGACGGGCTTCTGTTGCTGCTGTTTCAATCTGGCAGTTGTGCTGTGTTCCCCGAGGCTTTGATGACTGACTGACTCCGTCAGGGCCCGCGTAAGTACAACGCGTCAGCCGATTGGCACACACATGACTGCAGGGACAACGAAGGAACTTGCCTGTTTGAACGGGAAGCGCCGCTGGTGCGTGCACGACAGTCGATGTGCGCTCGCTAAGGCGTTGTTGCACACCTCTCCCCACTGGCACGTGCACGTATCAGGGAAAGGGGGGAGATCTCAAATAGGAGACAGTCCGTCTTCTCGTCGGATGCTGTAGCACTATACATGCCAAGTTTCATTCACCTAGCCAGCAGAGTCCTCGTTTGTTGACCAGAAACCCGAATTTGTACCGAATAGGCAAAACGAGTTGCGAAAAATTGATACGAGGTGTACGAAATAGGTTTGCGTACTACCACACTCACGAAAGACGTTCACAGGACTGATGTTCCAGGGGTCCTAGTTGTGTCCGGCTCAGCAATAGAGAGCTGTCACAAGGGaggtctcttttttttcagttctTCCACGTTACGCTCGATTGAGTGAGGTGTTACCAGTATA contains the following coding sequences:
- the RPL11 gene encoding ribosomal protein RPL11 (encoded by transcript TGME49_309820) yields the protein MVKKGEENPMRKIRIEKLTLNICVGESGDRLTRAARVLEQLTGQRPQFSKARFTIRSFGIRRNEKIACYVTVRGKKAEDILEKGLKVKEYELKKKNFSDSGNFGFGIQEHIDLGIKYDPSTGIYGMDFYVQLTRPGNRVAHRKRARGRVGHSHRVTKEDSIKWFQQTYDGIVLNH
- the RPP2 gene encoding ribosomal protein RPP2 (encoded by transcript TGME49_309810~Signal peptide predicted by SignalP 2.0 HMM (probability 0.840) with cleavage site probability 0.688 at residue 19), translating into MAMKYVAAYLMVVLSGTDAPTKKQVEKTLSSVGIDVEDDIMDAFFKAVEGKTPHELIAAGMEKLQKVPSGGVAAAAAPAAGAADAGAGAAAKKEEEKKEEEEEEDDMGFSLFD
- a CDS encoding RNA recognition motif-containing protein (encoded by transcript TGME49_309800) gives rise to the protein MHIPFGAGAPPPGGPAGGPPAGMPPPGGPGGSFPPDFLPMMPGPGIPSGGPGGMPGPRILPAAGGPSFPPLMPPPAMGMLMPEMTIGPMGLPGMVRKPKNMQPPTQDMSIPPNQTIYINNINDKVKLPELKENLRSMFKQFGEIRQIVAMSSFWRRGQAWIVFASVESATKAIQGMQGFVYHDQPLRINYSVTKSDIIAKEDGTFTPRPPGPKKPRAIREREERQRELFLQMQQQYMQMQASSNAAATTGAAPSAPGNLSQGQANLETMGVLKRKAEGALPTPQPAKLGGPFPPAAPVPPPAVDMNFPAMPNKVLFLENLPEDATMEGLVSLFSKHAGMIEVRPVLWRRVAFVEYDNEMLAANAMNALQGYNMNGSSIKITYARR